In a genomic window of Mycolicibacillus parakoreensis:
- the lipB gene encoding lipoyl(octanoyl) transferase LipB: MGSSIRSADTAVVVRQLGSVEYTEAWALQRAVADARAVGGPDTLMLLEHPPVYTAGRRTLDSERPVDGVPVIDTDRGGKITWHGPGQLVGYPIIGLAEPLDVVNYVRRLEESLIAVCHDLGLHTVRVDGRSGVWCPPGPGQPARKIAAVGVRVARATTLHGFALNCDCDLRAYTSIVPCGITDAGVTSLSAELGRRVGVADVREQVAAAVLEALDGELALSWQPPGSTPVGSAGVASQS, encoded by the coding sequence ATGGGTTCTTCGATCCGTTCCGCCGACACCGCCGTCGTGGTGCGCCAGCTCGGCAGCGTCGAGTACACCGAGGCGTGGGCGCTGCAGCGCGCGGTGGCCGACGCCCGGGCCGTCGGAGGCCCCGACACCCTGATGCTGCTCGAACATCCGCCGGTCTACACCGCGGGACGGCGCACCCTCGACAGCGAGCGGCCGGTCGACGGTGTTCCGGTGATCGACACCGACCGGGGCGGCAAGATCACCTGGCACGGCCCCGGCCAGCTGGTCGGCTACCCGATCATCGGACTGGCCGAACCCCTCGACGTGGTGAATTACGTGCGGCGCCTGGAGGAGTCGTTGATCGCGGTCTGCCACGACCTGGGCCTGCACACCGTGCGCGTCGACGGCCGCTCGGGGGTGTGGTGCCCGCCCGGGCCCGGCCAGCCGGCCCGCAAGATCGCCGCGGTGGGGGTGCGGGTGGCGCGGGCGACCACCCTGCACGGCTTCGCGCTCAACTGCGACTGCGATCTGCGCGCCTACACCTCGATCGTGCCGTGCGGGATCACCGACGCCGGGGTGACCTCGCTGTCGGCGGAGTTGGGCCGGCGCGTCGGGGTCGCCGACGTGCGCGAACAGGTCGCCGCCGCGGTGCTCGAGGCGCTCGACGGCGAACTGGCGTTGAGTTGGCAGCCGCCGGGATCGACGCCCGTCGGCAGCGCTGGCGTAGCATCGCAGTCGTGA
- a CDS encoding TIGR01777 family oxidoreductase, with protein sequence MTEAVIAVAGSSGLIGSALVAALRAAEHQVVRIVRRTPVSADELYWNPDGGDFDARALDGIDAVVNLCGINIAKRRWSGAFKQQLRDSRITPTEVLSTAVAESDVGLMINASAVGFYGDTKNRSVDETAPAGTGFLAQLCQDWEAATAPASAAGARVVLARTGLVLAPSGGALGRLRPLFALGAGARLGGGHQYMSWISLEDQVRALVFALSQADLSGPVNLTGPAPVTNAEFTAALGRAVRRTPRLMLPGFAVRAAIGEFADEGLLVGQRVIPAALERAGFRFHHQTIGEALGYATAAAASH encoded by the coding sequence GTGACCGAAGCCGTGATCGCAGTGGCCGGATCGTCCGGGCTGATCGGCTCGGCGCTGGTGGCGGCGCTGCGCGCCGCCGAGCATCAGGTGGTGCGCATCGTGCGCCGCACCCCGGTCAGCGCCGACGAACTGTACTGGAACCCCGACGGCGGCGACTTCGACGCCCGGGCCCTCGACGGCATCGACGCCGTGGTCAACCTCTGCGGGATCAATATCGCCAAACGCCGATGGTCGGGCGCGTTCAAACAGCAGCTGCGCGACAGCCGCATCACCCCGACCGAGGTGCTGTCCACCGCAGTCGCCGAATCCGACGTCGGATTGATGATCAACGCCAGCGCAGTCGGATTCTACGGCGACACCAAGAACCGGTCTGTCGACGAAACCGCCCCGGCCGGAACGGGTTTCCTCGCCCAGCTCTGCCAGGACTGGGAGGCGGCCACCGCCCCGGCGAGCGCGGCGGGTGCGCGGGTGGTGCTCGCCCGCACCGGTCTGGTGCTTGCCCCCTCGGGGGGCGCGCTGGGTCGGCTGCGCCCGCTGTTCGCCCTCGGCGCCGGCGCCCGGTTGGGCGGCGGCCACCAGTACATGTCCTGGATCAGTCTCGAGGATCAGGTCCGGGCCCTGGTGTTCGCGCTGTCGCAGGCGGACTTGTCCGGCCCGGTCAACCTCACCGGGCCCGCCCCGGTGACCAACGCGGAGTTCACCGCCGCGCTGGGGCGCGCGGTACGCCGCACGCCACGGCTGATGCTGCCCGGTTTCGCGGTGCGCGCCGCCATCGGGGAGTTCGCCGACGAGGGGCTGCTGGTCGGACAGCGCGTCATCCCGGCCGCGCTGGAGCGGGCCGGATTCCGATTCCATCACCAAACCATCGGTGAGGCGCTCGGCTACGCCACCGCCGCTGCCGCCTCCCACTGA